A genome region from Hymenobacter tibetensis includes the following:
- a CDS encoding TonB family protein has protein sequence MNPTTKACWYSALTGLLLVVATGLFAQTTPPSATSTTQVFTFVEQMPRYNGGGNDSIIAYLRRNVRYPAEAVQAGASGKVFVSFVVNAQGKVEQVQVVKPVAPALDQEALRVVSGMTGWQPGQQQGKPVAVSLTVPISFAIQPNPSSAVTTEPQYPGGPDALLAYLGAIPYPEAARPAGLDARVFVKFKINKEGKVTEAKPIGPLMRKPQQDPAPRAEIDAAKPVLEQAATLWIQAMPTWTPANLDGTPVESDTFVMPLVFNPVPSSAPKEKIYPYADQMPVFSTPSDKFDIQTKIQRSLKYPTQALRNRMEGTVYLYFVVNEAGALEQAQVVKSAGPELNQAVLDAALSQPAALTPAKLKGKPVKVFYVVPFTFRIK, from the coding sequence ATGAACCCCACCACGAAAGCCTGCTGGTATAGTGCTCTGACAGGACTACTGCTCGTTGTTGCCACCGGCTTGTTTGCTCAGACCACTCCGCCGTCGGCTACCTCTACCACCCAGGTTTTCACGTTTGTAGAGCAAATGCCGCGTTACAACGGAGGTGGCAACGACTCCATTATAGCGTACCTGCGGCGTAACGTCCGCTATCCGGCCGAGGCCGTTCAGGCAGGTGCCAGTGGGAAAGTGTTTGTTTCGTTTGTAGTGAATGCGCAAGGGAAAGTAGAGCAGGTGCAAGTGGTAAAGCCCGTTGCCCCCGCGCTAGACCAAGAAGCCCTGCGGGTGGTATCAGGCATGACCGGCTGGCAGCCAGGGCAGCAGCAGGGCAAGCCCGTGGCCGTATCCTTAACGGTGCCCATCAGCTTTGCTATCCAGCCCAACCCATCGTCCGCCGTCACCACCGAACCGCAATATCCGGGCGGCCCCGACGCACTTCTCGCTTACTTGGGGGCCATTCCCTATCCAGAGGCTGCTCGCCCCGCAGGACTCGATGCGCGGGTATTTGTGAAGTTCAAAATCAACAAGGAGGGCAAAGTAACGGAGGCGAAACCCATTGGGCCACTCATGCGCAAGCCCCAGCAAGACCCTGCGCCCCGAGCTGAAATTGACGCTGCAAAGCCCGTACTAGAACAAGCCGCAACGCTCTGGATACAAGCAATGCCCACCTGGACTCCCGCCAACTTAGACGGCACGCCCGTGGAAAGCGACACGTTTGTAATGCCTTTGGTGTTCAATCCTGTTCCGTCATCAGCGCCCAAAGAGAAGATCTATCCTTACGCCGATCAAATGCCGGTGTTCAGTACGCCAAGCGACAAGTTTGACATCCAAACCAAAATACAGCGCTCCTTAAAATACCCAACGCAGGCCTTACGCAACCGCATGGAGGGCACCGTGTACCTGTACTTTGTGGTCAACGAAGCGGGCGCGCTAGAGCAGGCCCAGGTGGTGAAGTCGGCGGGACCAGAGCTGAACCAGGCCGTGTTGGACGCGGCGCTCAGCCAACCAGCAGCCCTCACGCCCGCCAAGCTGAAAGGCAAACCCGTGAAGGTGTTTTACGTGGTGCCGTTTACGTTCAGGATTAAGTAG
- a CDS encoding alpha/beta fold hydrolase, with translation MPVQPTILFLHGFAESREVWTDFTRDFPDNYRLLTLNLLGHGTNIHDIRDYSMEAQARYVAEQLRQKGVEKALLVCHSMGGYVALAFAERYPDMVAGLVLFHSTALPDTDEKKANRDKNIEFVRRHGVEKFMESFIRPLFAPANREQLLEQREFLEDIGRATPEATVLGALEAMKNRPDRTKVLKEAKFPVLFVVGKEDVAVSMESVLPQLALPAQSHALLLGDVGHLGFFEEPELTRLAIVNFADAVYEPKH, from the coding sequence ATGCCTGTCCAACCAACCATCCTCTTCCTGCACGGCTTTGCTGAAAGCCGGGAAGTGTGGACCGATTTCACCCGCGACTTTCCCGACAACTACCGGTTGCTAACGCTCAATCTGCTTGGGCACGGCACCAACATACACGACATTCGGGACTATAGCATGGAGGCGCAGGCGCGCTACGTGGCGGAGCAATTGCGGCAGAAAGGAGTGGAAAAGGCGCTGCTAGTCTGCCATAGCATGGGTGGCTACGTGGCGCTAGCTTTTGCAGAGCGCTATCCGGATATGGTAGCAGGCTTGGTGCTGTTTCATTCCACTGCCTTACCTGATACCGACGAGAAAAAAGCGAACCGCGACAAAAACATAGAGTTTGTGCGCCGCCATGGCGTCGAGAAATTCATGGAATCCTTTATCCGGCCGTTGTTTGCGCCAGCCAACCGGGAGCAACTGCTGGAGCAGCGCGAATTTCTGGAGGATATTGGCCGGGCCACGCCCGAAGCCACCGTGCTAGGTGCCTTAGAGGCTATGAAAAACCGTCCCGACCGCACCAAGGTGTTAAAGGAAGCTAAGTTTCCAGTACTCTTCGTGGTGGGCAAAGAGGACGTAGCCGTATCAATGGAAAGCGTGCTGCCACAGTTGGCGCTACCGGCCCAAAGCCACGCCCTGCTGCTTGGTGATGTTGGGCACCTGGGCTTTTTCGAGGAGCCGGAACTCACGCGCTTGGCAATAGTGAATTTTGCGGACGCAGTATATGAGCCCAAGCACTAA
- a CDS encoding peptidase associated/transthyretin-like domain-containing protein, with amino-acid sequence MKVTLPFALAATLLLGSCASIVSKSRYPVVISSVPAGANFTVTNRDGKEVFSGVAPTAVTLKSGSGYMRREIYTLTFKKEGFEDKKLTLESDVNGWYFGNIVFGGLIGFLIVDPLTGAMYRISDKEIQGALSPIGQGFNPTDTHPLHIMSLNDVPDALRSKMVPVE; translated from the coding sequence ATGAAAGTAACCTTACCGTTCGCCTTAGCAGCCACCTTGCTGCTTGGCAGTTGTGCTTCTATTGTAAGCAAGAGCCGTTATCCGGTTGTTATCAGTAGCGTGCCCGCTGGCGCCAACTTTACGGTCACCAACCGCGATGGTAAAGAAGTATTTAGTGGTGTGGCACCAACCGCCGTTACGCTCAAGTCAGGATCTGGTTATATGCGCCGCGAGATTTACACCCTGACGTTCAAGAAAGAGGGGTTTGAAGACAAGAAACTAACGCTCGAGTCTGACGTGAACGGGTGGTATTTCGGCAACATCGTTTTTGGAGGCCTTATTGGATTTTTGATTGTAGATCCACTCACCGGAGCTATGTACCGCATTTCCGACAAGGAAATTCAGGGAGCTTTGTCTCCTATTGGACAGGGCTTCAACCCAACCGACACGCATCCACTGCACATCATGTCGTTGAACGACGTGCCTGATGCTCTACGCAGCAAAATGGTGCCCGTGGAATAA
- a CDS encoding O-acetylhomoserine aminocarboxypropyltransferase/cysteine synthase family protein codes for MSAPTPHFETLQLHAGQQPDPTTGSRAVPIHQTTSYVFKSAEHGANLFALKEFGNIYTRLMNPTTDVFEQRIAALEGGVAALAVSSGQAAQFIALNNILQVGDNFVSTSHLYGGTYNQFKVAFKRLGIEARFADGDKPETFEALIDEKTKAIYLETIGNPSFSIPDFEKIAAIAEKHDLPLIVDNTFGAGGYLFRPLEHGAHIVVESATKWIGGHGTSIGGVIVDGGKYDFGNGKFPQFTEPSEGYHGLVFNDVFGKGGPFGNIAFIIRARVEGLRDFGSSQSPFNSFLLLQGLETLSLRVERTVENALRVATWLEQHPQVEAVNYPGLNSSPYNKLAQKYLKRGAGGVLTFAIKGSKDTATHFIDNLKLVSHLANVGDSKTLIIQPSATTHQQLSEQEQRAAGVTPTLLRLSVGIEHFEDIQADLQQAFDAVRNAASVDSADASGDKLPEQEVEHAAVLEV; via the coding sequence ATGTCTGCTCCAACTCCTCATTTCGAGACTCTGCAACTCCACGCTGGCCAACAGCCTGACCCCACCACCGGCTCGCGTGCTGTTCCCATTCATCAAACCACTTCCTACGTCTTCAAAAGCGCAGAGCACGGGGCCAACCTATTTGCGTTGAAGGAGTTCGGCAACATCTACACGCGGTTGATGAACCCCACCACCGACGTGTTCGAGCAGCGCATTGCGGCCCTCGAAGGTGGTGTCGCGGCACTGGCAGTATCATCGGGGCAGGCGGCGCAGTTTATTGCGCTCAACAACATTCTGCAGGTTGGCGACAACTTTGTGAGCACCTCGCACCTGTATGGCGGCACTTATAATCAGTTCAAAGTAGCTTTCAAACGCTTGGGCATTGAGGCCCGCTTTGCCGACGGCGACAAGCCAGAGACTTTTGAGGCGCTAATCGACGAGAAAACCAAGGCCATCTACTTGGAGACTATCGGCAACCCAAGCTTCAGCATTCCGGATTTCGAAAAAATTGCAGCCATTGCTGAAAAGCACGACTTGCCGTTGATAGTAGACAACACGTTCGGCGCGGGTGGCTACTTGTTCCGCCCGTTGGAGCACGGAGCACACATCGTAGTGGAATCGGCAACGAAATGGATTGGTGGCCATGGCACCAGCATCGGTGGCGTGATTGTGGACGGCGGCAAGTACGACTTCGGCAACGGCAAGTTCCCGCAGTTCACGGAGCCGAGCGAGGGCTACCACGGCTTGGTGTTCAACGATGTGTTCGGCAAAGGCGGACCGTTTGGCAACATTGCCTTCATTATTCGGGCCCGGGTAGAAGGCTTACGTGACTTCGGTTCGTCGCAGAGCCCGTTCAACTCCTTCCTGCTGCTCCAAGGTCTCGAAACGCTGAGCTTGCGGGTGGAGCGTACCGTGGAAAACGCGTTGCGTGTTGCCACTTGGCTGGAGCAGCACCCGCAGGTAGAAGCCGTTAATTATCCTGGCTTGAACAGCAGCCCGTACAACAAGCTGGCCCAGAAGTACCTGAAGCGCGGTGCGGGCGGGGTCCTCACCTTCGCCATCAAAGGCAGCAAGGATACGGCTACGCATTTTATCGATAACCTGAAGCTGGTTAGCCACTTGGCAAACGTGGGCGATTCTAAGACGCTCATCATTCAGCCTTCGGCCACTACACACCAGCAGCTGTCTGAGCAGGAGCAACGCGCGGCGGGCGTAACGCCAACACTGCTGCGTTTGTCGGTAGGCATCGAGCACTTCGAAGACATTCAGGCTGATTTGCAGCAGGCCTTCGATGCGGTGCGCAATGCTGCGTCGGTGGATTCGGCTGACGCTTCGGGCGACAAATTGCCGGAACAGGAAGTGGAACACGCTGCCGTGCTGGAAGTCTAG
- a CDS encoding aspartate-semialdehyde dehydrogenase gives MKVAVVGATGLVGGEMLKVLAERNFPVTELLPVASEKSVGQEIEFQGKKYKVISMDDAIAARPAVAIFSAGGSISKEQAPRFAEVGTVVIDNSSAWRMDPTKKLVVPEINAKEITADDKIIANPNCSTIQMVVALNKLHDAYKVERIVVSTYQSVTGTGKKAVDQLMEERAGQAASNPAYPHPIDLNVLPHIDVFEDNGYTKEEMKMVKETKKIMGDDSIRVTATTVRIPVMGGHSEAVNVEFAQEFEMEDVFRILRNTEGVEVVDDVANNRYPMPKDAHGRDAVLVGRLRRDETQPRTLNMWVVADNLRKGAATNAVQIAEAMMKMGLLTQEAATV, from the coding sequence ATGAAAGTAGCCGTAGTAGGTGCCACCGGTTTGGTCGGTGGCGAGATGCTGAAAGTGCTGGCCGAGCGTAACTTCCCGGTCACGGAACTCCTGCCCGTTGCCTCCGAGAAATCGGTGGGTCAGGAAATCGAATTCCAAGGCAAAAAGTACAAGGTGATTAGCATGGACGACGCCATTGCGGCCCGTCCGGCAGTGGCCATCTTCTCGGCTGGCGGTTCGATATCCAAAGAGCAGGCCCCTCGGTTTGCCGAAGTTGGCACCGTTGTTATCGACAATTCCTCGGCCTGGCGCATGGACCCCACCAAAAAGCTGGTGGTACCCGAAATCAACGCCAAGGAAATCACCGCCGACGATAAAATCATTGCCAACCCCAACTGCTCGACCATTCAAATGGTGGTAGCGCTCAACAAGCTGCACGACGCCTACAAAGTGGAGCGCATTGTGGTGAGCACCTACCAGAGCGTAACCGGCACCGGCAAGAAAGCCGTTGACCAACTCATGGAAGAGCGCGCCGGCCAAGCGGCCAGCAACCCTGCCTACCCCCACCCCATCGACCTGAACGTGCTGCCCCACATCGACGTGTTCGAGGACAACGGCTACACCAAAGAGGAGATGAAGATGGTGAAAGAGACCAAGAAAATCATGGGCGACGACAGCATCCGCGTAACCGCCACCACCGTGCGCATCCCCGTAATGGGCGGCCACTCCGAGGCGGTGAACGTGGAATTTGCTCAGGAATTTGAAATGGAAGACGTGTTCCGCATCCTGCGCAACACCGAAGGCGTGGAAGTGGTGGACGACGTGGCCAACAACCGCTACCCGATGCCCAAAGACGCCCACGGCCGCGACGCAGTGCTTGTTGGCCGTCTGCGCCGCGACGAAACGCAGCCCCGTACCCTCAATATGTGGGTGGTAGCCGACAACCTACGCAAGGGAGCCGCAACCAACGCCGTACAGATTGCAGAAGCTATGATGAAGATGGGGCTTCTTACCCAAGAGGCCGCCACCGTATAA
- a CDS encoding SRPBCC family protein — protein MASEHNNLHYVIAVAAGLFVALLGRLVFANSTFNGGGLLMLCFLLLIPMALGAVTTHFTPATASKSWRTVWGPFVTVMLFLFMALLFHSECMICVLIISPLFFITSYIGSVLYLLFTDDKPNKDKTYTVAVFALLPFLLAPLESQFATPNSLRRVENTVLIQAPASVVWQQIVRVPPIQAQDLGPSLIDKIGFPRPVEATLTHEGVGGVRHATFERGVEFIETVDVWEPQRRLSFSIVPNTATIPPTTFDEHVTVGGRFFDVLRGTYELIPAGPVQTRLVLYSQQRLSTRINAYAGLWTDYVMSEIQRRILEVIRRRCEDEARKAAANSLSYQKHAI, from the coding sequence ATGGCCTCCGAGCATAATAATCTACACTATGTTATTGCCGTAGCGGCAGGCCTGTTCGTTGCCCTACTCGGCCGACTTGTTTTTGCCAATAGCACCTTCAATGGCGGCGGACTGCTTATGCTTTGCTTTCTGCTGCTCATCCCAATGGCGCTAGGAGCCGTTACCACGCATTTCACACCCGCTACTGCTTCCAAATCTTGGCGGACGGTATGGGGGCCTTTCGTAACGGTTATGCTGTTCCTATTTATGGCACTGCTGTTTCACTCAGAATGCATGATTTGCGTGCTGATTATCTCGCCGCTCTTTTTTATCACTTCCTACATAGGGTCTGTTCTCTACCTGCTGTTTACCGACGACAAACCCAACAAAGACAAAACCTACACCGTGGCCGTCTTTGCGCTATTGCCCTTCCTGCTGGCACCGCTTGAAAGCCAGTTTGCCACTCCCAACAGCCTGCGCCGCGTCGAGAATACTGTGCTTATTCAGGCACCCGCCTCCGTGGTTTGGCAGCAAATCGTCCGGGTACCGCCCATTCAGGCCCAGGACTTGGGACCAAGCCTAATCGACAAAATTGGCTTCCCGCGGCCCGTGGAAGCTACGCTCACGCATGAGGGCGTGGGCGGTGTGCGCCATGCTACCTTCGAACGGGGCGTAGAGTTCATCGAAACTGTTGATGTGTGGGAGCCACAACGGCGCCTGTCTTTCAGCATCGTTCCCAATACGGCTACCATCCCACCTACCACCTTCGACGAGCACGTAACCGTCGGTGGCCGGTTTTTCGACGTGCTACGAGGCACCTACGAGTTGATACCCGCTGGCCCTGTCCAAACTCGCCTTGTGCTGTACAGCCAGCAACGCCTCAGTACCCGCATCAACGCCTATGCCGGCCTCTGGACCGACTACGTAATGAGTGAAATCCAGCGGCGAATCTTGGAAGTAATTCGCCGGCGATGCGAGGACGAGGCTAGAAAAGCTGCTGCTAACAGCCTCAGCTACCAAAAGCACGCTATCTAA
- a CDS encoding lysylphosphatidylglycerol synthase transmembrane domain-containing protein, which produces MPHPSAEQQTEDQQLLDKLRPSRIVLPVLIGLSVVGFMFWRSYKPGDLAPLANAKPLWLLLMLVVLVARDAGYVYRIRYLTQRVLSWRASLDVIMIWEFSSCVLPSAVGGTAVAPLLLHKEGIPLGKSVAYIMATAMLDNMYYMLTVPLVVWIGGDALYPHEALQGGLVTTLRIGFITSYVFVSLYALLMMYAIFFNPQSVKRLLVRLFSIRGIRRFRSKAYKMGNEMVLASAELRGNGWEYWLRASLSTAFVWTARYLVIGCLISAFIDVTWPEFWLIFGRNLTYKVILLIAITPGGAGIAEGAFPTFFGKFIGTPTMTNFMVLLYRLVTYYMYLVLGAVFLPRWIARIFGPRKAETVMQS; this is translated from the coding sequence ATGCCTCATCCCTCTGCTGAGCAACAAACTGAAGACCAACAACTCCTGGATAAGCTTCGCCCCTCGCGGATAGTCTTGCCGGTGCTGATTGGGCTGAGTGTGGTTGGATTTATGTTCTGGCGCAGCTACAAACCCGGCGACTTGGCTCCCTTAGCCAACGCCAAACCGCTCTGGCTTCTCCTGATGCTGGTGGTGCTGGTAGCCCGTGATGCTGGCTACGTTTACCGCATCCGCTACCTCACCCAACGCGTGCTTAGCTGGCGAGCATCCCTAGACGTCATTATGATCTGGGAATTCTCGTCCTGCGTGCTGCCGTCGGCGGTGGGCGGTACTGCCGTGGCTCCCCTGCTCTTACATAAAGAAGGTATTCCGCTCGGCAAATCAGTGGCCTACATCATGGCCACTGCCATGCTCGACAACATGTACTATATGCTGACCGTGCCGCTGGTGGTATGGATTGGGGGTGATGCCCTGTACCCGCACGAAGCCCTGCAAGGCGGCTTGGTAACCACGCTTCGTATTGGCTTCATTACCAGCTACGTATTCGTGAGCTTGTACGCGTTGCTGATGATGTATGCCATTTTCTTCAACCCGCAGTCGGTGAAGCGGCTGCTGGTACGGCTGTTCTCCATTCGTGGCATTCGTCGTTTTCGGAGCAAGGCCTACAAAATGGGCAACGAAATGGTGCTGGCTTCTGCTGAGCTACGCGGCAACGGCTGGGAGTATTGGCTGCGGGCATCCCTGAGCACGGCCTTTGTCTGGACCGCTCGTTACCTGGTAATTGGCTGCCTGATTTCGGCCTTTATTGATGTGACGTGGCCGGAGTTCTGGCTGATTTTTGGCCGAAACCTGACGTATAAAGTTATTCTGTTGATTGCTATTACGCCCGGCGGCGCGGGCATTGCCGAAGGGGCTTTTCCTACTTTTTTCGGCAAGTTCATCGGCACCCCCACCATGACCAACTTCATGGTACTACTCTACCGCCTCGTTACGTACTATATGTACCTAGTACTCGGCGCCGTGTTCTTGCCCCGCTGGATAGCGCGGATATTCGGTCCGCGCAAAGCGGAAACAGTTATGCAGTCGTAG
- the dxs gene encoding 1-deoxy-D-xylulose-5-phosphate synthase gives MIVEPGELLAAIDSPDDLKKLSHDQLVQLSQELRQFIIDTVSIYGGHFGASLGVVELTVALHYVFNTPYDQLVWDVGHQAYGHKILTGRRDRFPTNRRYNGMSGFPKRKESEYDAFGVGHSSTSIGAALGMAVASDYKGEFDRQHIAVIGDGAMTAGMAFEALNHAGVTNSNLLVILNDNCMSIDPNVGALKEYLTDITTSRTYNKVRDELWNVLGKLSKFGPNPQQIARKVESAMKATLLKQSNLFEALKFRYFGPVDGHDVQHLATILNDLKSIPGPKILHCVTVKGKGYVLAEKDQTLWHAPGLFDKVTGEISKKTYSTPQPPKYQDVFGHTMIELAEQNDKIMGVTPAMPSGSSLNLMMAAMPKRAFDVGIAEQHAVTFSAGMATQGLIPFCNIYSSFMQRAYDQVLHDVALQNLHVVFCLDRAGFAGADGPTHHGCYDLAFMRCIPNMVVSAPMNEEELRNLMYTATLPENAGPFSIRYPRGEGVMPEWRKPLKKITVGKGRVVREGQGVAVLSIGHIGNYATKATQKLVSEGINPGHYDMRFCKPLDEELLHTICQQYQALVTVEDGCLQGGFGAAVLEFMADHGYHMPVRRLGIPDRVVEHGTQDELYKECGFDADGIAAALRELSGKVIAKSVVETVLL, from the coding sequence ATGATTGTCGAACCTGGTGAATTGCTGGCGGCCATAGACTCGCCCGACGACCTGAAAAAGCTCAGCCACGATCAGTTGGTTCAACTGAGCCAGGAGCTACGTCAGTTCATTATTGATACGGTTTCGATTTACGGGGGGCACTTCGGCGCTTCGCTTGGCGTAGTGGAACTAACCGTAGCACTGCACTACGTTTTCAATACGCCCTACGACCAGCTGGTGTGGGATGTGGGCCACCAAGCCTACGGCCACAAAATTCTGACGGGCCGCCGCGACCGGTTTCCAACCAACCGCCGCTACAATGGCATGTCGGGTTTTCCGAAGCGCAAGGAAAGTGAGTACGATGCTTTTGGTGTAGGACACAGCAGTACCAGCATTGGTGCCGCCCTCGGCATGGCCGTAGCTTCCGACTACAAAGGCGAATTCGACCGGCAGCACATTGCGGTTATTGGCGACGGTGCCATGACGGCTGGTATGGCTTTCGAGGCCCTCAACCACGCTGGCGTCACCAATTCCAACCTGCTGGTTATCCTCAACGATAACTGCATGAGCATCGACCCCAACGTGGGCGCGCTCAAAGAATACCTCACCGACATTACCACCTCCCGCACCTATAACAAAGTGCGCGATGAGCTGTGGAACGTGTTAGGCAAGCTCTCGAAATTCGGACCCAACCCGCAGCAGATTGCCCGTAAGGTGGAGTCGGCTATGAAGGCAACGCTGCTCAAGCAAAGCAACTTGTTTGAGGCGCTGAAGTTCCGCTATTTCGGCCCCGTGGATGGGCACGACGTGCAGCACCTCGCCACCATCCTCAACGACCTCAAGAGCATTCCGGGCCCCAAAATCCTGCACTGCGTGACGGTGAAGGGCAAGGGCTATGTACTAGCTGAAAAAGACCAAACGCTGTGGCATGCTCCTGGCCTGTTTGACAAAGTAACGGGCGAAATCAGCAAGAAAACCTACTCGACGCCCCAGCCACCGAAGTATCAGGATGTGTTCGGGCACACCATGATCGAGCTGGCCGAGCAGAACGACAAAATCATGGGCGTGACGCCGGCTATGCCCTCGGGCTCGTCGTTGAACCTGATGATGGCGGCCATGCCCAAGCGGGCGTTTGATGTGGGCATTGCCGAGCAGCACGCCGTAACCTTCTCGGCAGGCATGGCTACGCAGGGCCTCATTCCGTTCTGCAACATCTACTCTTCGTTCATGCAGCGCGCCTACGACCAGGTGCTGCACGATGTGGCTCTCCAAAACCTGCACGTGGTGTTTTGCCTCGACCGGGCAGGCTTTGCAGGCGCCGATGGCCCGACGCACCATGGCTGCTACGATTTGGCTTTCATGCGCTGCATTCCCAACATGGTGGTGTCGGCCCCGATGAACGAAGAAGAACTGCGCAACCTGATGTACACGGCTACGCTGCCCGAAAACGCCGGTCCGTTCAGTATCCGCTACCCGCGCGGCGAAGGCGTGATGCCGGAGTGGCGCAAGCCCCTAAAGAAAATTACGGTCGGCAAAGGCCGGGTGGTGCGCGAGGGTCAAGGAGTAGCGGTGCTCAGCATCGGCCACATCGGCAACTACGCCACGAAAGCAACGCAAAAACTCGTGAGTGAGGGCATCAACCCCGGCCACTACGATATGCGCTTTTGCAAGCCCCTGGACGAAGAACTGCTCCACACTATCTGCCAGCAATATCAAGCGTTAGTGACGGTAGAGGATGGCTGCTTGCAAGGCGGTTTCGGCGCCGCCGTGTTGGAGTTCATGGCCGACCATGGGTATCACATGCCGGTTCGCCGCCTCGGCATTCCGGACCGAGTGGTGGAGCACGGCACGCAAGACGAACTATACAAAGAGTGCGGCTTTGATGCCGATGGTATTGCGGCTGCCTTACGTGAGTTGAGCGGTAAAGTAATTGCCAAATCTGTTGTGGAAACAGTACTATTGTAA
- a CDS encoding LysM peptidoglycan-binding domain-containing protein, with protein MGLFDFLSNEGEKKPVQPAAAGGATDFFGNPAQATQPAAAQGQTYTVVSGDSLSKIAKNHYGDAAKWHQIYDANKSIIGSNPDHIEVGQVLTLPKI; from the coding sequence ATGGGACTGTTTGATTTTCTCTCGAACGAAGGCGAAAAAAAGCCCGTACAACCTGCTGCTGCGGGCGGAGCTACCGATTTCTTTGGCAACCCTGCCCAAGCTACGCAGCCCGCTGCTGCCCAAGGCCAGACCTACACAGTGGTAAGCGGCGATTCGCTGTCTAAGATTGCCAAGAACCACTACGGTGATGCTGCCAAGTGGCACCAGATTTACGACGCCAACAAATCCATCATTGGCTCCAACCCCGATCATATCGAAGTAGGCCAAGTGTTGACCCTACCGAAAATCTAG